From the genome of Tachysurus vachellii isolate PV-2020 chromosome 2, HZAU_Pvac_v1, whole genome shotgun sequence, one region includes:
- the LOC132839173 gene encoding transmembrane protein 238-like, whose amino-acid sequence MEKSIQGVGRCKFSFWFAVFHDVLGFLILLSGVFWDIFFNDLLIYSGAVVIFLSLIWWVFWYTGNIEVPPNELEDDITLYKRTKGISGVVRKVSDRLSNGLSSFRKIGRGNAPRGNSHQKGTINTNICMISYTNTQPLGPSNNLNREPLSI is encoded by the coding sequence ATGGAGAAAAGTATTCAGGGAGTGGGTCGGTGCAAGTTCTCATTTTGGTTTGCTGTATTTCATGATGTATTGGGATTCCTGATCCTCTTGTCTGGTGTGTTTTGGGATATCTTCTTCAACGACCTTCTGATCTACTCTGGAGCTGTGGTCATTTTTCTCAGCCTTATCTGGTGGGTGTTTTGGTACACTGGGAACATTGAGGTGCCTCCTAATGAGCTGGAGGACGACATCACTTTGTACAAAAGGACCAAGGGAATTTCTGGAGTGGTGCGCAAAGTCTCTGATCGTCTCTCAAATGGACTTAGTTCATTCAGGAAAATTGGGAGAGGCAATGCCCCAAGGGGGAACTCGCATCAAAAAGGCACCATCAACACAAATATCTGTATGATCTCCTATACAAACACTCAGCCACTGGGACCATCTAACAATCTGAACAGGGAACCGTTATCCATATAA
- the LOC132839162 gene encoding tumor necrosis factor receptor superfamily member 17 — MHWLKMTFHLWLLLFITPLAVAKCGSNNYYDGLSEDCQPCSVRCNSPPAICVTYCKSTASSANEGGANQNVRVIIIVLFVFLAAFITLTLIQVVRRKACRPVNKAKAQQQETSESDEGSEATEKSDDGSADVEDATCKTYCKTSLPLPSTEEGTTMLVTTKTVQTYNCRTQYTEDVGLWKAEIV; from the exons ATGCACTGGCTAAAGATGACTTTCCATTTATGGCTTTTACTTTTCATAACTCCTTTAGCGGTGGCAAAATGTGGCAGTAATAATTATTACGATGGACTAAGTGAGGATTGTCAGCCTTGCTCTGTTAGATGCAACTCTCCCCCTGCTATCTGTGTGACATATTGTAAATCTACAGCAT CCTCTGCTAATGAAGGAGGAGCGAACCAAAATGTTCGTGTAATCATCATAGTCCTTTTTGTGTTCCTTGCCGCTTTCATCACACTGACTTTAATTCAGGTTGTACGCAGAAAGGCCTGTAGACCAGTCAACAAAGCCAAAG CTCAACAACAAGAAACATCCGAAAGTGATGAAGGTTCCGAGGCAACCGAGAAGTCGGATGATGGATCAGCTGACGTGGAAGATGCCACATGCAAAACTTACTGCAAGACCAGTCTTCCACTTCCTTCCACAGAGGAGGGCACCACCATGCTAGTCAccacaaagacagtgcagacataTAACTGCAGAACCCAGTATACAGAAGATGTAGGTCTCTGGAAAGCTGAAATCGTATAA